From one Tiliqua scincoides isolate rTilSci1 chromosome 14, rTilSci1.hap2, whole genome shotgun sequence genomic stretch:
- the YWHAH gene encoding 14-3-3 protein eta isoform X1, with the protein MSSDREQLLQRARLAEQAERYDDMAAAMKAVTELNEPLSNEDRNLLSVAYKNVVGARRSSWRVISSIEQKTMADGNEKKLEKVKAYREKIEKELETVCNDVLALLDKFLIKNCSDIQYESKVFYLKMKGDYYRYLAEVAAGEKKNSVVEASEAAYKEAFEISKEHMQPTHPIRLGLALNFSVFYYEIQNAPEQACLLAKQAFDDAIAELDTLNEDSYKDSTLIMQLLRDNLTLWTSDQQDEEAGERNN; encoded by the exons ATGAGCAGCGACCGGGAGCAGCTGCTGCAGCGGGCCCGCCTCGCCGAGCAGGCGGAGCGCTACGACGACATGGCCGCCGCCATGAAAGCG GTCACTGAACTGAATGAGCCCCTTTCGAATGAAGACCGAAACCTGCTCTCGGTAGCCTACAAGAATGTAGTCGGTGCCAGGCGATCTTCCTGGCGAGTCATCAGCAGCATAGAGCAGAAAACCATGGCTGATGGAAACGAGAAGAAGCTGGAGAAAGTCAAAGCATACAGGGAGAAGATCGAAAAGGAGTTGGAGACGGTGTGCAATGATGTTCTGGCCCTCTTAGACAAGTTCTTGATCAAGAACTGCAGTGACATTCAGTATGAGAGCAAGGTCTTTTACCTGAAAATGAAGGGTGATTATTACCGCTACTTGGCAGAAGTGGCTGCAGGCGAGAAGAAGAACAGTGTGGTGGAGGCATCGGAGGCTGCCTACAAAGAGGCGTTCGAGATCAGTAAAGAGCACATGCAGCCCACACACCCGATCAGGCTGGGGCTAGCACTCAACTTCTCCGTGTTCTATTACGAAATCCAGAACGCCCCTGAGCAGGCCTGCCTTCTAGCCAAACAAGCCTTCGATGACGCCATCGCGGAGCTGGACACACTCAACGAGGATTCCTACAAGGACTCCACTCTTATCATGCAGCTGCTTCGAGACAACCTCACTCTCTGGACAAGCGACCAGCAGGATGAGGAAGCGGGGGAGAGGAACAACTGA
- the YWHAH gene encoding 14-3-3 protein eta isoform X2, which translates to MADGNEKKLEKVKAYREKIEKELETVCNDVLALLDKFLIKNCSDIQYESKVFYLKMKGDYYRYLAEVAAGEKKNSVVEASEAAYKEAFEISKEHMQPTHPIRLGLALNFSVFYYEIQNAPEQACLLAKQAFDDAIAELDTLNEDSYKDSTLIMQLLRDNLTLWTSDQQDEEAGERNN; encoded by the coding sequence ATGGCTGATGGAAACGAGAAGAAGCTGGAGAAAGTCAAAGCATACAGGGAGAAGATCGAAAAGGAGTTGGAGACGGTGTGCAATGATGTTCTGGCCCTCTTAGACAAGTTCTTGATCAAGAACTGCAGTGACATTCAGTATGAGAGCAAGGTCTTTTACCTGAAAATGAAGGGTGATTATTACCGCTACTTGGCAGAAGTGGCTGCAGGCGAGAAGAAGAACAGTGTGGTGGAGGCATCGGAGGCTGCCTACAAAGAGGCGTTCGAGATCAGTAAAGAGCACATGCAGCCCACACACCCGATCAGGCTGGGGCTAGCACTCAACTTCTCCGTGTTCTATTACGAAATCCAGAACGCCCCTGAGCAGGCCTGCCTTCTAGCCAAACAAGCCTTCGATGACGCCATCGCGGAGCTGGACACACTCAACGAGGATTCCTACAAGGACTCCACTCTTATCATGCAGCTGCTTCGAGACAACCTCACTCTCTGGACAAGCGACCAGCAGGATGAGGAAGCGGGGGAGAGGAACAACTGA